Part of the Desulfolutivibrio sulfoxidireducens genome is shown below.
GTCCGCCGGGGCAGACGCGAGACGCAGGTGGACTGGTCCCCTTCCGCCCGGCCGGAAGGCGTGTCGGGGACAAGAACAAATCCCGGTCTAAGCCTGTAGACGCCTGGACAAACACGTTCTCGGACGGGGGTTCGACTCCCCCCGCCTCCACCAACCAACAATTTCAACAAGTCCCGCAAGGTCCCAAAAGCCTTGCGGGACTTGGCTTTTTGTGTCGCAAGGCGCCCCGTGGAATCCCGCAAAGTCTATTGACAGCCCGCGCATGTCGGGGGCAAAAATGGGGCAAAATTGAACGGTGAGGCCCAAGAGGTGGAATTTTGCCCCAACTGACCGAAGTGAAGCTCCGCGCGATCAAGGCCAGCGGCCGCATTGAGCGTTTCCACGACAGCGCGGGTCTGTATCTGGAACTCAGTGCGGCGGGGGGGAAGTACTGGCGTTGGAAGTATAAATTCGAAGGTAAGGAAAAACGGTTGAGCTTTGGGGCCTGGCCCCACGTGTCAATAAAGGAGGCCCGGCAACGACGGGACGAGGCACGGAAACTTCTCGCCAACGGAATCGACCCCGGTAAGGCGCGAAAGGAAGAAAAAGCCGAGATTGCCGCAACCTCTGAAACTTTCGAGAACAATGCCAACAAGTTGTGGACGAATTTCGAGACTGGCCCCATTGAGCTGTCTTCGACACAGCGACAAGTCATCGAGATTCTTAGAACTGCCAAATCGCAGAAATATTCTTTGGACGACTGGTACCTTGGAGCTATTTATGCGGCAAAGAATACCTACAACCCCGATCGCTACTCGCAGGCGGCCCAGTCTTTGAGAGAACTTCTGGAAAAACTACCCCGTGTATTTGTTGAGTGTGAGGTTCAAGATACAAAGCCTTCAAATTTCCAAAACATGAGAGACAAGCTGTGTTCTAGACTGTGTTCTGATAAAGAACGCTATGAAGGAGAATGGAAAGGAAAGATTATTGATTCCGATCTGGATGAAACCATCCAGACCGTGGAGGGTTATCTTGATCCGAAACAGACACCCACAAAAAACGGTCAGATACACTCCCTGATGAACAAGCTTGATCCGATGCACGACACTTTGGATCAGAGAATTATGCTTGAGAAGTCAAATTATTTCAAAAAATTATGGCAAACATTTAATAAGCTTGCTCATCACAAATCCATCCCCGATGAGAAGTTCTTTTGGGATCAACTCACTCAGGTCGAACGTCTGATTTTTGATCTGCTGGCCCCGATCACCGCACAGGATCATGGCGCTATTCGAGCCATTATTTCCAAGCCACATCCTGAACGTGATGATGTTGAAAAACTGCTTGAGTTAATCAAACGTCGTGGGGCAAATTACGCTTTTTTCTTCAAAACGGTAGACAGTCCAGCCTGGATTCCTCCACTTGCCGAGAAAGGCTTTTTCAAGAATTCATCCACTGGTAAACCTGCAGAAGACGGCCGCCTCATCACACCGCTCTTGTGGCCTATTTTATACTTGAAGAGAGTTGCCCCGCAATCGCCAGAGCAGGTCGTTGAGATTCTCCTCGGTTTGGGAAAAATGAATAATCCGCGTATCCTACATGAAATTTTTTCAATTGCCTGTGATTTGTCGGACGTCGGTCTTTCACTTCGTCTCAAGCCTTTAATTACAAAGTATCTCCAATCTCAATATGGGTGGGGCGAAGAAGAGCTCATTGTAAACATCCTTCAGAAATGGGGTCGCGAGGCTGGGCCGTCACGTAGTGCTGCGTACCAGATTATTAAGTATGTAATCGCATTTCAGCCCGACGCCAAAAAGAACGAAAAACAGCTTCGTCGCAAGGAGAATCCAGGAGCTTGGAACACAGCCCTTGAACCGGCTCCGCGTTTTGAGCAATGGGAATATCAGCAAATCCTTGAAAAAGGCGTTCGCCCCTTAGCCGAGCGAGAACCCTATCAGGTTGCCCGCATCTTGATTGCCGCAGTTGCAAGCATGATTCGACTGGGGATGCACCAAGAGGACTTCGATAAAAGGAGAGACGAGGACTATTCTGAAATCTGGTGCCGGAGGTTGGATAAGCCGGATCGCGACTATCAGGATGTAAAGGAAACCTTGGTGCAGACACTCGCCCATGCCTGCGAACAGGTTTATGACAAGGCCCCGAAATCCATTGAAGCTCTGGATCAGGCATTACGAAACCAACGCTGGAAGGTGTTCAGCCGTTTGCGTCAACAACTTTACGCGGAGCATCCGAATGAACAGACCATGCCGTGGATTCGCGAGCTAATCCTTGGATATGATGACTATCCAAATTATAAGTACCACTACGAATTCCAATTGATGATCCGCAAGGCTTGCGAACATTTTGGCCCTCGTTTGCTCAGCCATGATGAACAAAAACAAATTTTTAATGCCATCCTCAGAGGGCCTTCGAAGGAGATTTTTCTTGAAAGGATGGGTGACAGTTACAGCGAAGAGGCCTTTCAACAACGCCAACGTTATTTCCACCGAATACAGCTATGTCCATTTTCAAATCTGCTGAGCGGAAGAGTTCAACGTTATTTTAATGAGCTCGACGGAGAAGCACAGAAAGAAGTCGTTTCCGATGACAGCTATTTTCCCTATGGCGGGGTGACCAGCGGTTATGTCAGCTATCGCAGTCCGAAATCTCCAGAAAAACTTGAAGGCTTTACGGACGAGGAGCTTCTGAACTATCTGAATGATTGGACCGATGTGCACCGGGACAGGGACAATTGGCTGGTTGAAATCAATTTCTCCGCGCTTGCGGATGCTTTTCAATCTTTGTTTAAAGAAAGGATAGTTTCAGACGGCGAGCGTCTGATTTTCTGGATGGCGAACCGTGATAGGATTGTACGGCCGATCTACGTGGCCGCCATGCTCAAAGCCATGCAGGCACACGTCAAGGACAAGATTTCTGACAACCTGGACCAATGGATTGATTTTTGCGCGTGGGTTTTGTCGCATCCGGACCCGAAGCGAATTGAAGGACAGCCCGAACCGCGAGAAGAATCACATGAGCATCCGGACTGGGGAAGCTCACGCCGGGCCGTGGTTGATTTTATTGACGCATGTGTGAGCAAGGACACGGAAGCGCCTGCTTGCGCAAGGGATGGACTCGCCAATCTTCTTCAACAGGTGTGCAATCAGTTTGACTGGCGGCTGGATCACGACCGCCCCGTACTGCTCAACCGGGATGATCCCATTACCGAGGCCATCAATAATACCCGTAGCAGGGCGCTTGAATCCCTTGTCAATTTTGGTTTCTGGATTCGCCGCCATCTGCCCGAAGATTCCGTTTCGGAAGTAACCGACATCCTTTCACAGCGCGTGGCTGGCAATGCTGAAATCCAGTTAACCCGGCCAGAACATGCGCTATTGGGGATGCACTTCGGAAATCTCTGTGCGCTCAATCGAGATTGGGCCGTTGAGCACCGAGCACTTCTTTTCCCACAAGGAAATACGCCTGTTTGGCAGGCTGCTTTTGGCAGCTATATCCGCTACAATCGGTCGTTCAAGGTAACATTTGAAATTTTGCGGGGGGAGTTCGAATACGCGCTTGAGAACCTAGACAAACTGACGGCCGCCACAGACGACAGGGGGGAACTTGTTGGCAGGCTGGGCCAGCACCTTTTCACCTACTACCTTTGGGAAGTATATCCTCTGACAGGAGAAGAAAGCCTGCTTGAGCGCTTTTATGACAAGACCAACGACGATCGGAAATGTTGGGCTCAGCTCTTCGACCATGTTGGTCGCTCACTGAGAATGAGCGGTAAACATCTAGAAAAGCCATTGGTTGATCGCGCCATCGCTTATTTCGATTGGCGTTTTAAAGCCGCAGAGCCGCTAGAGCTTCAAGAATTTACTTTTTGGCTGGAAGCGGAATGCCTCGAACCGGAGTGGCGTTTGCGATCTTACGCAAGGATTCTCGATTTTGAGCGCTGGAAGATTGAGAGGATTTCCATGCAGATGACTACCTTAACAATGCTACTTTCGGATCACTTGGCATTAGTCGTAGAATGCTTTGCGAAAATTACGGATGCTATGGATCAAGGTGCCAAGATGTACATTTTAGCCAGCAAGGCCAAGCCTATTTTAAAGGCTGGATTGACTGCCGAAGATCCCCAGGTCCACAAAAATGCTGAACGCGCGCGGGAAAAACTATTGCGGCTCGGTTTCTTTGAATATCTGGACATGGGATGAAGGGACTTTCACTAAAGTTAAAAAAGTCAGGAATTTCAACGAAGAATCCGGGCCGGATGGTCCGGTTTCCTCCGTTTTGGTCCAATGATGTCCATCCAGGAAACCGGGCGCGATACACTAAAAAAAAGGAAACGAAAGTGGCTTTGAACTTTCCGACCATTACCTACCATCAAGATATTTTTTGTCACATTATTAGCGTCGACCCGCTTATTATTGTTGGATTTGGATCTCTTGGCCCAATGCAGCCTGCTATTACATTAAGTGAGGCATTAAAAGACAAAAAAGTATATTATATAATGGGATCCTGGTGGACGCTTCAAGACCCTACGGAATTCACAGATGCTATCTATAACTATAAACAACTTACCGAAAGATACCCCAACCACAATATCACATACATTGTTTGTGATGAAATAGAAAAAATAATGCTGGATGAATTTAAGATTCCTTGTATATTTTGTCATCAGAATGCATTTATAGATGACAAGTTATTCAAAATATACCCTAATACTGAAAAAAAATTTAATGCTATCTATAATGCCAGGGTCGACCCATTCAAGCGGCATCTACTTGCAAAAAAAATTGACAAAGTTGCATTTATTTACTATAATTGTTCTTACGGTAAAGGTGAGCGCTACTCAAAATTAATCCATCGACTTCTAAAAAATGGAATATTTCTAAATGACAATCCTCATACAAGTTCGTACAAATATCTTAGTACTTATGAGGTTTGTAGACATTATAATGAATCAAGAGTTGGTTTGTGTCTTTCTGAAAAGGAAGGCGGCATGTATGTCAGTACTGAATACTTATTATCTGGCTTGCCCGTCGTAACGACTCCTAACATTGGAGGTCGAAACTTTTTTTTTGAAGATGAATATTGCCAAATAGCGAAACCAAATTCCTGTGCCATTCGGGATGCTGTGTTAGAATTATCTGCGCGGGATATTTCGCCTGAAAAAATAAGAAAAAAAACTTTAATTAAGATGCTACACCAGAGAAAAATTTTTTGCAATCTTATACAATCTATTTATGACAAAGAAAATGTTGATCGTAAATTTACAGATGAATGGGACACCGTATTCACTCACAGACTTTGTCATTGGATACCAAATTGGCAAGTCATATCATATATTCGAGAGCATGAAGGCTACAAAGGAGCTATAAAAAAAATGTTAGTTCGAGACGTTAATACTCCATTACCAGACAACTTTGTCTGGATTTAATTTGGGAAAGGCTCTGTTCCCTTTCGGGGTTGAATTTGGTATCATTTGGTTCTTCGACGTTCCATGTGGAGAAACTTGGTGATTGATTACGCATGCCTTTCGCTCCTCGCGGGACGGCCTAGTCGTTGCCGGCGCTCTTGGGACGCATAAACATCCATGTCATGAATTCGGGGCGGAATTCGCATACGGCCAGCCAGCGGTTAAGGCTTGGCATGCCGCGCAGCAGCGCGAAGCGATTTGGGTCGCGCGGCCCCTCGGGAATGACGTCTATGCGGTGGGATGCCTTGAAGCGTTCGATGAGGGTGTGGCTGATGGAGCGGTTTACGAAGTCGTGGCATTCCACGAGGATGTTGCAGCGACGAAGGTCTGGGATCGCCGCCGGATTAAGAAGTTCAAGTTCGCAGCCCTCGCAGTCGCAGACCACGGCCGTGCGGCCCGAAGTCGCCAGGATTTCGCGCAGGGCCTCCTGGGTGCATAGGCCGCCGACGACCACTCGATCCTGTACCTGATTCAGGGCCGCGTTGCGGCGGCAGAGGTCCTGAGCAGCCTGGGAGATGTCGAAGGCGCGCGTCACAGCCCCGGGAATGAGCCTGGTCAGGCCCACGGCGTAATAGCCCTCGGCGCATCCGACGTTAACCACCGTCTCGGGCTGCGCCTTGGACCAAATGTTCAGGCAAGAATGCAGTTCGGCCTCGTAGGTGCCCAGAATCTTGGGGCAGAGATCCCCATCGCCCCAGGAGGAGGCCTGAAGGATGCGCATGCCTTTAAACGGACCGGTCTGTACCTTGCCTCTTGCCCAGGAGTAGACAGCGGCGGTAATGTCCCCTCTTTTTGCCCCCAGAGCGGCCTTGAAGAGGGTGGAGATGCTCAATTCGTTCATGAAAACAACTCCTTGGAATGACGAACGTTTCGATCGCGGAATACGTTTACAATTTTATGCAAGATATGATCCATTTTATGGTAGGGGTGGGGTCCTCGATTGAGGACCATAGCTTGACCGACTGTCCAATTTTTCGCGACCACCTCACTCCACCCAGTTGAGAGTGCGCTCCACGGCCTTTTTCCAGCCCCGATAGCCCGCCTCCCTGGTCTCGGCGGTCATTCTCGGCTCAAAGATCCGGTCCACCGCCCAGTTCTTGCAAAGCTCCCGGGTGTCCCGCCAAAAACCCACGGCCAACCCGGCGGCATAGGCCGCGCCAAGGCAGGTGGTTTCCGAAACCATGGGCCGAATGACCGGCACGTCCAGAATGTCGGCCTGGAACTGCATGAGCAGCTCGTTGTGCACCATCCCGCCATCCACCTTGAGCTTTGTCAGCTCCACCCCGGAATCCTTGTTCATGGCCTCCACGATGTCCTTGGTCTGGTAGGCGCAGGCCTCGAGCACCGCCCGGGCGATATGGTTCCTTGTGGCGTAGCGGGTCAGGCCCACGATGGCCCCCCGGGCGTCCGAACGCCAATAGGGCGCGAAAAGCCCGGAAAAGGCCGGCACGATGTACACCCCGCCGTTGTCCTCGGCGTGCAGGGCCAGGCGTTCGATCTCCGGGGCGGCCTTGATCAGGCCCAGATTGTCGCGCACCCACTGCACCAATGCCCCGGCAATGGCCACCGAGCCCTCCAGGCAGTAGACCGGATCGTTGTTCCCGAGCTTGTAGGCCAGGGTGGTGATCAGGCCGTGGCGGGAGGGAATGGGGGTGGTCCCGGTGTTGAGCAACAGGAAGCAGCCCGTGCCGTAGGTGTTTTTGGCCTCGCCGGGCTCGAAGCAGGTCTGGCCCACCAGGGCCGCCTGCTGGTCGCCAAGGGCCCCGCACACCGGCACCCTGGCCCCAAGCGGCCCGTCCTCCATGGTCGGCCCCCAGGATGCGGCGTCGCTCGAAGGCACGATGCGCGGCAGGCCCTGGCGCGGAATGTCCAGCACGTCCAGGATGTCGGCGTCCCATTGCAGGGTGGCCAGGTCCATGAGCATGGTCCGGCTGGCGTTGGTCACGTCGGTGACGTGGGCCCCTCCCCGGGGACCGCCGGTCAACCACCAGATGATCCAGGACTCCATGGTCCCGAAAAGGGCCTCTCCGGCCTCGGCGGCCCGCCGGGCCTCGGGGACGTGGGTAAGAATCCATGTGATCTTGGGGCCGCTGAAATAGGTGGCCACGGGCAACCCGGTCTTGGCCCGGAAGCGGTCCGGACCGCCGTCCGCGATGAGCGCCTCGCAGATGTCCCGGGTCCGGGCGCACTGCCAGACGATGGCGTTATAATAGGGGCGGCCCGTGCGCCGGTCCCAGACCACCACGGTCTCGCGCTGGTTGGTGATGCCCAGGGCGGAAAGATCCGCGCCGGTGATCCCGGCCTTGCGCAGGGCCCCGGCGATGACCTCCTGGGTGTTTTCCCAGATCTCCATGGGGTCGTGCTCCACATGGCCCGGCTGGGGAAAAATCTGGCGGTGTTCCTTCTGGTCCATGGCCACGATGCGTCCGGCGGCGTCGAAGATGATGAACCGGGACGAGGTCGTGCCCTGGTCCACGGCGCCGATGTATCCGCCCATAGTGCGCTCCTTTTGCGGTGTGTCCGCCCGTATGGCGTTTGTTTTATTTCTCCGATCCGCGCCCCCGAGGCAAGCCGTATCCGATCATGTCCGCGACGGGCCGGGTCAGTCCCCGGGTGACGGAAGCGAAAAATCCCTTTCCAGGGCCCAAAGCCCCATGGCCGCGCCCATAAGCCGGGATACGGTGGCCACCGGAAGCGGGGGGGCCGGAAGCGGGGAAGGACGAAGGGCCGGTTCCGGGCCGCCCGGCGTGGGCATCTCGCAGGCCAGTCCCGCCTGGCCGAGCTGCATCTGACAGTACGTGCAGGCCGTAGCCATGACCCGCGCTCCCGCCTCCATGGCCGAGGCGTATTTGCTTTGGGCCAGGGCGGCGGCCAGCCGGTCGTTTTTTCCGGAAAGGGGCTGGCCGCAGCACTCCAGACGCAGGGTCCAGGATACGGGAGAGGCGCCCAGGGCCGAGAGCAGATTTTCGAAGATGGTTGGGGATTGGGGATCGTCGAAGCGGGTCACCTTCGAGGGCCGCAGGGCATGGCAGCCGTAGTGGGCCGCGACCCGAAGCCCGGCAAGCGGCCGGACCACGGCCTTGCGGATGGCGGGCAGGCCCACCCCCCGGACCAGGGCCGCAAGCAGGTGGGTCACGGTCACCAGCGGGTCATAGCGCAGGCCCTCGGGGGCCAGGGCCGCATCGACCAGCCCGCGCAGGTCGGGCCTGGCGGCCAGGGTGGCCTGTGCGAAGCGCAACTGGCCGAAGCAGCATTTGCAGGGGGTCAGGATGCCGCATCCGGCCCGGGCGGCCACGGCCAGGCCCCGGGCCGCCGAGAGTACCGAGGCGAAAAGGCTCTGGTGGCGCAGGGGATAGCCGCAGCAGGGAAATTCCAGGACGGCCGGGGCGAGGCCCAGGACCCCGAGCACAGCCAGGGACTCGCGGCCATAGTCGGGCAGATGGTAGGGGATGCGGCAGCCGGGAAACCAGGCGTAGGTCATGGATGTTCCCCGCGTGCGCCTTCGTCGTCCAACAGGCCGTCCATATCCGCCGCCTCCACCCGGGCATGGGCCAGGTTGCGCAGCTCAAAGAGCACGTCGGCCACTGGAATGCCCCGGGGACAGTGTTCCTGGCATTTGTAGCAGGTGACGCAGTTCCATAAAAAATTGGTCGAAAGGGCCAGGTCGGCCAGGCCCATGCGGGCCAGATTCATGAGCTGGTGCGGGGAGACGTCCAGGTCGGCGGCCGGGACGTCCGGCAGGCGAAACAGCGGGCAGACCGAGGTGCACACCGAACACTGCGCGCACGGGGCGAAGGTGTCCGGATTGTCCAGAAGGGAAGGGGAACGGACCCGGGTCTTCGCGGGATGGCCGCCACGTCCGGCAAGCCTCTCCCAGACCTCGGGACCAAGGTTGCGCAGCCGCACGTACAGTTCCGGATAGCCCAGGCGGGAGGCCTCGCGTTTGGAGACCAGCCACAGGTCCTGGAGGTTGATGCGCGAGGGACAGACCACGGTGCAGCGCATGCACTCGGTGCAGATAAATCCGCCCCTGGAAAAGGCGGCCAGGGCGGCCGGGGTGATATGTCCCGCTTTGCCGGCGAGTTTGCGCATGGACAGAAGTTTTTCCGAGGGCAGGATCTCGCGGGTGCCGAGGGCCAGAAAGGCCGGGAGCACGCTGCAGTGGCGGCTGCAGATGCCGCAGTTGGTGCAGGCGTCCAGGCCCACGGCCCGTTTCATGGGGGCGACCGGCCGGGGCCGCAAGGCCTCCTGGCCGGGGTCCAGGCCCCTGAGCAGGATGCCCGCTGGCGTGGACAGGATGTGGAAGAGCTTGCCGAAGGGGAGCCAGGCCAGGGCGAACAGGCAGGACAGGACGTGGGTCCACCACAACAAGGCGTCCCGGCCGGCGCTTGACGGGGCCAGGGCCCGGGACAGGGGCGCGGACACGAAGGCCGAGCGGGGCGGGGAATGGCAGGGGGCGCAGGCGGTTTCGGACAGTTCGCGGCCTTTTTCGAGACGTTCGGGCGAGGGCGCGGCGTTGTCCCCGGCCGTCTCCGGAAAGACCATGCCGTGGCGCTTTGCCCAAAAGGCCCGCAGGGCGGCCATGTCCGCCTCGTCCGGGGCGGGCAGATAGTCGGCGGTCATGCGCGTGAATACCGCCGGGGAGACCATCTTGGCCGCCTCCAGGAAAAAACCCGAGGCGATGATCAGGCCGATGAGCCCCAGGGTGAAGAGGTCCTCGAACCGGGTGGTGCGGCGCATGTCGCGCACGAACAGGCGGCGGAAAAGGGCGATGCCAAGCCCGCAGGCCACCAAAACCCCGAAGAGGTTGCGCAGGAATTGCCAGGGATCGAGGGTCGGTTCGTAGCCCGGAAACAGGGGCCGGGAGACGAAGGCCTCGAGCGCGTGAAAGAGAAGCAGTCCCGAGAAACCGGCGAACAGGCAGAAATGCATGATCCAGCGCCACAGGCTGCCTTTTTGCAGCAGATGCCCTTGAAGCAGGATGTCCCGGACAAAGGTGACGATGACCCGGGGGGCGGCGTGGATCGTGTCCCGCCAGGACAGGGAGCCTAGCAACACGCCCAGGGCCGGGGCCGGGGGCAGGCCGGGAACGGCCAGGGAGCGGTCCGGGGCCAGCCAGCGGGCCACGCGCCAGACCGTGCCCGCAAGGCACACGATCAGACAGGCCCACAGGATCATGGCGAAAAGGCTCATGAAAGCTCCCGTGAAACGGCCCGCCCAAACCACCGCGCCGGCCTCGTGGGCATTGCCGCCTCCTTGCGTTTTCCCCTTACTTTCGGGCGGCGAAATCCTCCACGGCGGCATGGGCCGTGACAATGGCCAGCCCGGCGCCGCATTTCTGGCGGGTCCAGTCGTGTCCGGCCAGGATGGACCCCACGGCGTACAGGGTTTCGAAGGCCGGTTCCCCGTCCGGGCCAAGGGGCCGGAACCGGACGTCCGTGGCCAATCCGGCGCGGTTTATGCCGTGTCCGGCCGGGTCGAACATGCTCTGGCCGTGCCAGTCCGCGCGCGAGGCGGGCTGGACCACGGGCAGCCCGAACAGGGGCTCCCCGACGCCCTTGCGATGCGCGACGAGCCCTTTGCCGAAAAAACGTCCTGTGGCCAGGACCGC
Proteins encoded:
- a CDS encoding Arm DNA-binding domain-containing protein: MPQLTEVKLRAIKASGRIERFHDSAGLYLELSAAGGKYWRWKYKFEGKEKRLSFGAWPHVSIKEARQRRDEARKLLANGIDPGKARKEEKAEIAATSETFENNANKLWTNFETGPIELSSTQRQVIEILRTAKSQKYSLDDWYLGAIYAAKNTYNPDRYSQAAQSLRELLEKLPRVFVECEVQDTKPSNFQNMRDKLCSRLCSDKERYEGEWKGKIIDSDLDETIQTVEGYLDPKQTPTKNGQIHSLMNKLDPMHDTLDQRIMLEKSNYFKKLWQTFNKLAHHKSIPDEKFFWDQLTQVERLIFDLLAPITAQDHGAIRAIISKPHPERDDVEKLLELIKRRGANYAFFFKTVDSPAWIPPLAEKGFFKNSSTGKPAEDGRLITPLLWPILYLKRVAPQSPEQVVEILLGLGKMNNPRILHEIFSIACDLSDVGLSLRLKPLITKYLQSQYGWGEEELIVNILQKWGREAGPSRSAAYQIIKYVIAFQPDAKKNEKQLRRKENPGAWNTALEPAPRFEQWEYQQILEKGVRPLAEREPYQVARILIAAVASMIRLGMHQEDFDKRRDEDYSEIWCRRLDKPDRDYQDVKETLVQTLAHACEQVYDKAPKSIEALDQALRNQRWKVFSRLRQQLYAEHPNEQTMPWIRELILGYDDYPNYKYHYEFQLMIRKACEHFGPRLLSHDEQKQIFNAILRGPSKEIFLERMGDSYSEEAFQQRQRYFHRIQLCPFSNLLSGRVQRYFNELDGEAQKEVVSDDSYFPYGGVTSGYVSYRSPKSPEKLEGFTDEELLNYLNDWTDVHRDRDNWLVEINFSALADAFQSLFKERIVSDGERLIFWMANRDRIVRPIYVAAMLKAMQAHVKDKISDNLDQWIDFCAWVLSHPDPKRIEGQPEPREESHEHPDWGSSRRAVVDFIDACVSKDTEAPACARDGLANLLQQVCNQFDWRLDHDRPVLLNRDDPITEAINNTRSRALESLVNFGFWIRRHLPEDSVSEVTDILSQRVAGNAEIQLTRPEHALLGMHFGNLCALNRDWAVEHRALLFPQGNTPVWQAAFGSYIRYNRSFKVTFEILRGEFEYALENLDKLTAATDDRGELVGRLGQHLFTYYLWEVYPLTGEESLLERFYDKTNDDRKCWAQLFDHVGRSLRMSGKHLEKPLVDRAIAYFDWRFKAAEPLELQEFTFWLEAECLEPEWRLRSYARILDFERWKIERISMQMTTLTMLLSDHLALVVECFAKITDAMDQGAKMYILASKAKPILKAGLTAEDPQVHKNAERAREKLLRLGFFEYLDMG
- a CDS encoding glycosyltransferase, which encodes MALNFPTITYHQDIFCHIISVDPLIIVGFGSLGPMQPAITLSEALKDKKVYYIMGSWWTLQDPTEFTDAIYNYKQLTERYPNHNITYIVCDEIEKIMLDEFKIPCIFCHQNAFIDDKLFKIYPNTEKKFNAIYNARVDPFKRHLLAKKIDKVAFIYYNCSYGKGERYSKLIHRLLKNGIFLNDNPHTSSYKYLSTYEVCRHYNESRVGLCLSEKEGGMYVSTEYLLSGLPVVTTPNIGGRNFFFEDEYCQIAKPNSCAIRDAVLELSARDISPEKIRKKTLIKMLHQRKIFCNLIQSIYDKENVDRKFTDEWDTVFTHRLCHWIPNWQVISYIREHEGYKGAIKKMLVRDVNTPLPDNFVWI
- the glpK gene encoding glycerol kinase GlpK → MGGYIGAVDQGTTSSRFIIFDAAGRIVAMDQKEHRQIFPQPGHVEHDPMEIWENTQEVIAGALRKAGITGADLSALGITNQRETVVVWDRRTGRPYYNAIVWQCARTRDICEALIADGGPDRFRAKTGLPVATYFSGPKITWILTHVPEARRAAEAGEALFGTMESWIIWWLTGGPRGGAHVTDVTNASRTMLMDLATLQWDADILDVLDIPRQGLPRIVPSSDAASWGPTMEDGPLGARVPVCGALGDQQAALVGQTCFEPGEAKNTYGTGCFLLLNTGTTPIPSRHGLITTLAYKLGNNDPVYCLEGSVAIAGALVQWVRDNLGLIKAAPEIERLALHAEDNGGVYIVPAFSGLFAPYWRSDARGAIVGLTRYATRNHIARAVLEACAYQTKDIVEAMNKDSGVELTKLKVDGGMVHNELLMQFQADILDVPVIRPMVSETTCLGAAYAAGLAVGFWRDTRELCKNWAVDRIFEPRMTAETREAGYRGWKKAVERTLNWVE
- a CDS encoding heterodisulfide reductase-related iron-sulfur binding cluster; translation: MTYAWFPGCRIPYHLPDYGRESLAVLGVLGLAPAVLEFPCCGYPLRHQSLFASVLSAARGLAVAARAGCGILTPCKCCFGQLRFAQATLAARPDLRGLVDAALAPEGLRYDPLVTVTHLLAALVRGVGLPAIRKAVVRPLAGLRVAAHYGCHALRPSKVTRFDDPQSPTIFENLLSALGASPVSWTLRLECCGQPLSGKNDRLAAALAQSKYASAMEAGARVMATACTYCQMQLGQAGLACEMPTPGGPEPALRPSPLPAPPLPVATVSRLMGAAMGLWALERDFSLPSPGD
- a CDS encoding 4Fe-4S dicluster domain-containing protein, with amino-acid sequence MSLFAMILWACLIVCLAGTVWRVARWLAPDRSLAVPGLPPAPALGVLLGSLSWRDTIHAAPRVIVTFVRDILLQGHLLQKGSLWRWIMHFCLFAGFSGLLLFHALEAFVSRPLFPGYEPTLDPWQFLRNLFGVLVACGLGIALFRRLFVRDMRRTTRFEDLFTLGLIGLIIASGFFLEAAKMVSPAVFTRMTADYLPAPDEADMAALRAFWAKRHGMVFPETAGDNAAPSPERLEKGRELSETACAPCHSPPRSAFVSAPLSRALAPSSAGRDALLWWTHVLSCLFALAWLPFGKLFHILSTPAGILLRGLDPGQEALRPRPVAPMKRAVGLDACTNCGICSRHCSVLPAFLALGTREILPSEKLLSMRKLAGKAGHITPAALAAFSRGGFICTECMRCTVVCPSRINLQDLWLVSKREASRLGYPELYVRLRNLGPEVWERLAGRGGHPAKTRVRSPSLLDNPDTFAPCAQCSVCTSVCPLFRLPDVPAADLDVSPHQLMNLARMGLADLALSTNFLWNCVTCYKCQEHCPRGIPVADVLFELRNLAHARVEAADMDGLLDDEGARGEHP